From Triticum urartu cultivar G1812 chromosome 2, Tu2.1, whole genome shotgun sequence, a single genomic window includes:
- the LOC125539905 gene encoding endoribonuclease YBEY, chloroplastic-like → MEWFNPIFLLSDFAHARSLLLLFLSMARLHRLLSRALASNHLLRPSPAPFSARPTLPLHSQPPAPPRPHPHGRSPPPFLAAASRHYASPISRRRRRGSLPSMFPRRRRARLKGPAELSVQIGIEEALPDDPLVLSIAETLRTDVGKAMKLAFHNLGNSEYKTRDPCISNVDEYDSVEVSLLLCDDDFIRKLNKEWRGEDRATDVLSMSQHIPGLQIPVLQLGDLVISVETARRQAEERGHTLLDEIRILMVHGLLHLLGFDHELSKEAEEEMEQEEEKILNTLEWIGKGLIRSAYHFSTDMGHSENSDEANRDIEKRSLQEGHQPKLTHIICDIDGTVVDYEGHLRSESIESLREAVSRGVTVIMLTGKTRASTIATFKLLNMEGRGDFISENSAGVFLQGSLVYGEHGQLIYRANLDVDICKEACLYSLKHKIPLVAYCEEQCLTLFEHPSVNLLHTVHHETKVKVMPSVEDLLEYSSIQKLLFLGNKNEDFSVLTQHWSELTEGKACVIKEQPNAIEIVPLNASKGGGIRALLDHLGLTEDSDLDAVGDYTRWLSNK, encoded by the exons ATGGAATGGTTTAACCCTATCTTCCTCCTCTCCGACTTTGCACACGCGcgcagcctcctcctcctcttcctctcaATGGCGCGCCTCCACCGCCTTCTCTCCCGCGCGCTCGCCTCCAACCACCTCCTCCGCCCTTCTCCGGCCCCATTTTCAGCGCGCCCGACTCTCCCGCTCCACTCGcagccgccggcgccgccgcgtCCTCACCCCCATGGTCGCAGCCCGCCCCCTttcctcgccgccgcctcgcggCACTACGCGTCACCCATATCCAGacgacggcggcgcggctcgTTGCCGTCGATGTTTCCGAGGCGGAGGAGAGCCAGGTTGAAGGGCCCCGCCGAGCTCAGCGTGCAGATTGGCATCGAAGAAGCCCTCCCCGACGACCCCCTCGTCCTG AGTATTGCAGAAACACTTCGAACGGATGTTGGGAAGGCAATGAAGCTGGCATTCCACAATTTGGGGAACTCGGAGTACAAGACCAGAGACCCCTGCATAAGCAATGTGGATGAGTACGACAGCGTTGAGGTATCTCTGCTGCTTTGTGATGATGATTTTATCAGGAAGCTGAACAAGGAATGGAGGGGTGAAGACCGCGCGACGGATGTTCTGTCAATGTCGCAGCATATCCCGGGGCTCCAAATTCCCGTT CTGCAACTAGGTGACTTGGTAATTTCTGTTGAGACAGCCCGACGGCAAGCAGAAGAAAGAGGCCATACACTTCTTGATGAGATAAGAATTCTCATG GTTCATGGATTGTTGCATTTATTGGGCTTTGATCATGAACTCAGCAAGGAGGCTGAAGAAGAGATGGAGCAGGAAGAAGAAAAAATATTAAATACTCTTGAATGGATAGGAAAAGGACTCATTAGGAGTGCGTATCATTTCAGTACTGATATGGGTCATTCAGAAAATTCTGATG AGGCCAATAGAGATATAGAGAAAAGGAGTTTACAGGAGGGTCATCAGCCGAAACTGACCCATATAATATGTGATATAGATG GTACTGTTGTGGATTATGAAGGACACCTGCGTTCAGAGTCAATAGAATCTTTGAGAGAGGCAGTATCACGGGGAGTAACTGTTATCATGCTTACTGGCAAG ACCCGTGCTTCCACCATAGCAACCTTCAAGCTTCTTAATATGGAAGGAAGAGGTGATTTTATATCGGAGAATTCAGCTGGTGTATTTCTACAG GGTTCGCTTGTATATGGGGAGCATGGCCAACTTATTTATAGAGCAAACTTGGATGTGGATATATGCAAGGAG GCATGTTTGTACTCCTTGAAGCATAAAATTCCTCTTGTTGCATACTGTGAGGAACAATGTTTGACCTTGTTTGAACATCCTTCTGTCAACTTGTTGCACACTGTGCACCATGAGACCAAG GTAAAAGTGATGCCTTCAGTTGAGGACCTCTTGGAATATTCATCGATTCAG AAGTTGCTTTTCCTTGGCAACAAGAACGAAGATTTTTCTGTCCTCACACAGCATTGGTCGGAACTAACAGAAGGGAAAGCATGTGTTATCAAAGAGCAGCCAAATGCAATTGAGATTGTTCCCCTTAATGCTTCAAAAGGTGGTGGTATAAGGGCTCTACTTGATCATCTCGGATTAACTGAAGAT TCTGATCTTGACGCGGTCGGAGACTATACCAGATGGCTAAGCAACAAGTGA
- the LOC125539906 gene encoding uncharacterized protein LOC125539906, whose amino-acid sequence MDEACNEALCREAACVWQGEGEDHPDAASCTSPSGTSSGSSSCSLGLNLGDGSTYSPPDDYSSELSSASSSTLHLDSEAEGPLYELSSLLAQLPARRGLSKYYPGKSQSFTWISNATCLQDLGKEVTYSKRMKTCKSYAAGLGMNQRSNHLPRTCNKMIAKRPSKSSFACQMSRASSTNLLYRSANLPAHQNKEDVQMHMNS is encoded by the exons ATGGATGAAGCTTGCAACGAGGCTCTGTGCCGTGAGGCCGCCTGCGTTTGGCAAGGAGAAGGAGAAGATCACCCTGACGCTGCTTCTTGCACCTCGCCCTCGGGAACGTCCAGCGGGTCGTCGTCATGCTCATTGGGGTTGAATCTGGGTGATGGGTCGACTTACTCCCCACCTGATGATTATTCTTCGGAGTTGTCTTCAGCGTCGTCGAGCACCTTGCATCTGGACTCCGAGGCAGAGGGGCCTCTCTACGAGCTGTCTTCGCTGCTAGCCCAGCTTCCTGCCAG GAGAGGGTTGTCCAAGTACTACCCAGGGAAGTCCCAATCATTCACATGGATATCTAATGCTACATGTCTTCAAGACCTTGGAAAGGAAGTTACCTACAGCAAGAGGATGAAGACATGCAAGAGCTACGCAGCAGGATTAGGCATGAACCAGCGGTCAAATCACTTACCGAGGACATGCAACAAGATGATAGCCAAGAGGCCCTCAAAAAGTTCATTTGCTTGTCAAATGTCCAGAGCAAGCAGCACCAACCTCTTGTACAGGAGTGCCAATTTACCTGCACACCAGAACAAGGAAGATGTACAAATGCATATGAACTCTTAA
- the LOC125539904 gene encoding protein RCC2, producing the protein MSASAAPEKAAGSGGELLYCGATNFDAINRKLASGMQGNLVSPTRLRSLMGVDIVSVASGCTACHCVALGADGRCYTWGRNEKGQLGHGDTLQRNLPTVVSELSKYKIIKASVGKNHTVVVTDDGKSFAFGHNKFGQLGTGSLKNEIEASPVSCLVTEVTGVACGADFTVWLSSVEGSTILTAGLPQYGQLGHGTDNEYNTKDSSVKLSYDPQPRPRAIATLSEETIVKVACGTNHTVAVDSSGFVYTWGYGGYGRLGHREQKDEWQPRLVEIFQRHNVLPPNAILSAGSANCACTAGGGQLYMWGKMKTTGDDTMYPKPLMDLSGWNIRCMASGTMHHVVGADDSCISWGNAQYGELGYGPMGQKSSANPKKVDSLEGMHVTGVGCGFGLSLIIVDRAKAGDKLDQLDIYDGDASTPVEETVEPKVTKKAPASANSKSNKRKKTKDLSESEEEDEDEDDSEDDENGDARGAKGKRGRKPSGRGRGRGAKKATPEPKSSGRGRGRPKKTESLAESSGRGGKRGRGRPRKS; encoded by the exons ATGTCGGCCAGCGCCGCGCCCGAGAAGGCCGCCGGGTCCGGCGGGGAGCTGCTCTACTGCGGCGCCACCAACTTCGACGCCATCAACCGGAAGCTGGCCAGCGGGATGCAGGGCAACCTCGTCTCCCCGACGCGGCTGCGCTCGCTCATGGGCGTCGACATCGTCTCCGTCGCCTCCGGCTGCA CCGCTTGCCATTGTGTTGCTTTGGGTGCTGATGGGCGTTGCTATACATGGGGTCGCAATGAG AAGGGGCAGTTGGGACATGGGGATACTCTTCAACGTAACCTACCGACTGTTGTTTCTGAACTATCAAA ATATAAAATAATTAAAGCAAGTGTTGGAAAAAATCATACAGTGGTTGTAACTGATGACGGGAAGTCCTTCGCATTTGGCCACAACAAATTTGGACAGTTGGGGACAGGTTCCCTAAAGAATG AAATTGAGGCATCGCCAGTGTCCTGTCTTGTGACGGAAGTGACTGGTGTTGCTTGTGGTGCTGATTTTACTGTCTGGTTGTCGTCAGTCGAGGGCTCTACTATACT TACAGCAGGCCTTCCTCAGTATGGCCAACTTGGTCATGGAACCGACAATGAG TACAATACCAAAGATTCGTCAGTAAAGCTATCATATGATCCTCAGCCCCGTCCCAGGGCAATAGCTACATTATCTGAGGAAACTATTGTCAAAGTTGCATGCGGAACAAACCATACAG TTGCAGTTGATTCGAGTGGCTTTGTTTACAC ATGGGGGTATGGCGGATATGGAAG GTTGGGCCACAGAGAACAGAAGGACGAGTGGCAACCTCGCCTCGTTGAAATATTTCAAAGGCACAATGTTCTGCCTCCCAATGCTATTCTGTCAGCTGGTTCTGCAAATTGTGCATGCACTGCTG GCGGGGGGCAGTTGTACATGTGGGGAAAGATGAAGACTACAGGCGATGACACGATGTATCCGAAGCCACTAATGGATTTGAG TGGTTGGAACATCCGCTGCATGGCTTCTGGTACCATGCACCACGTTGTTGGTGCAGATGATTCTTGCATAAGCTGGGGTAATGCCCAATATGGAGAGCTTGGTTATGGTCCTATGGGACAGAA GTCATCTGCGAATCCTAAGAAGGTTGACAGTCTTGAAGGAATGCATGTTACAGG TGTTGGTTGTGGATTTGGACTGTCTCTGATTATTGTGGACAGAGCAAAAGCTGGTGATAAGCTTGATCAG CTGGATATTTATGATGGTGATGCCTCCACCCCAG TAGAAGAGACTGTGGAGCCAAAGGTGACCAAGAAGGCGCCTGCTAGCGCTAATTCCAAGTCCAACAAGCGGAAGAAAACCAAGGACCTCTCCGAATCagaagaggaggacgaggacgaggatgATAGCGAAGATGATGAGAATGGTGATGCGAGGGGTGCAAAGGGCAAGCGTGGCCGCAAACCATCGGGCAGGGGCAGAGGCAGGGGAGCCAAGAAGGCTACCCCAGAGCCGAAGTCGTCTGGGAGGGGCAGAGGCCGCCCGAAGAAAACTGAGAGCCTGGCTGAAAGCTCGGGACGAGGTGGGAAGAGGGGCCGAGGCAGACCCCGGAAGTCTTAG